One genomic window of Thalassoroseus pseudoceratinae includes the following:
- a CDS encoding PEP-CTERM sorting domain-containing protein (PEP-CTERM proteins occur, often in large numbers, in the proteomes of bacteria that also encode an exosortase, a predicted intramembrane cysteine proteinase. The presence of a PEP-CTERM domain at a protein's C-terminus predicts cleavage within the sorting domain, followed by covalent anchoring to some some component of the (usually Gram-negative) cell surface. Many PEP-CTERM proteins exhibit an unusual sequence composition that includes large numbers of potential glycosylation sites. Expression of one such protein has been shown restore the ability of a bacterium to form floc, a type of biofilm.), whose protein sequence is MKLATTQCLMFLVIIHSIQGSSEAGLLLGFNESNYEAVSGGTVDVQLILQDTMLSDFAGFDDPLFSGLVGGGGRILQTGGLASLAVSGSGISTPFSFLTTTYPFDSGFPVADPANVAGVLGAVDFFNPPLMPSPDNSILIGTFQLTITGLPGQTATISADQLSPSLEENTTFLASLDPLIDSYGVANISVSDSNLSPVPEPSAFVLFLIGCLLTGTGIARHRRIQNVSCIHQ, encoded by the coding sequence ATGAAATTGGCGACTACTCAATGTCTAATGTTCTTAGTGATCATTCATTCGATCCAAGGCAGTAGTGAGGCTGGATTACTGCTTGGATTTAACGAAAGCAACTATGAGGCTGTCTCTGGTGGCACTGTTGATGTTCAGCTCATCCTTCAAGATACGATGTTATCGGATTTTGCCGGGTTTGATGACCCGCTCTTCAGCGGCTTAGTAGGTGGGGGAGGTCGAATTCTGCAAACTGGTGGTCTGGCGAGCCTAGCTGTTTCAGGAAGTGGCATTTCTACTCCCTTTTCATTCCTAACAACCACTTACCCGTTCGATTCAGGTTTCCCCGTTGCAGACCCGGCCAACGTGGCCGGTGTCTTGGGGGCGGTTGATTTTTTCAACCCTCCCCTCATGCCCAGTCCAGACAATTCGATTCTAATTGGAACGTTTCAATTGACGATAACAGGTTTACCAGGACAAACAGCAACAATTTCGGCCGATCAATTGAGTCCGTCACTTGAAGAGAATACCACATTTCTTGCTTCACTCGACCCGCTGATCGATTCTTACGGAGTTGCTAACATTTCAGTAAGCGATTCCAACCTCTCGCCCGTGCCTGAACCTTCTGCGTTCGTCCTATTCCTGATTGGTTGCCTTCTGACAGGAACGGGCATCGCTCGGCATCGCCGAATACAGAATGTTTCGTGCATTCATCAATAA
- a CDS encoding transposase domain-containing protein yields MGDIFMSLIHTCELNQANPFDYLTAFIRHSGDVATHPPHRLPWNYRQSQADLPSAT; encoded by the coding sequence ATGGGCGACATCTTCATGAGCCTGATCCACACCTGCGAACTCAATCAGGCCAACCCCTTCGACTACCTGACCGCCTTCATTCGCCACTCCGGCGATGTCGCCACCCATCCCCCCCATCGGCTCCCCTGGAACTACCGCCAGTCTCAAGCCGATCTCCCATCCGCAACCTGA
- a CDS encoding tyrosine-type recombinase/integrase translates to MPRKIRLTWQPGADGRRGRWKKKYKGRTLYLGTASSKSDIEAYKSALAEWETRKSAVDAEEASRPKPHQADYEQAIAEWTAVSHWSDSHGESTLADEARMKIDSLRDRSSQKSPSPLQWDDRFLNLFEIPPAVLDGILTAVNVKSHEPIDTERMRAVFARMQRPSSSNARKEAFAPTPMQIEKAVWKDRIETANQPASLDTQVSTHLDHFFADEQSRVRAGALSAGRFTSKRTNLLHFVKWFGGSRDVGEIDGQAVLAYRQSLLAAIAKQKLARATAHTRLQDACAFIRRLWRLHAIADLPRILIENNRELAIGKDVRRPLFFTIDEVKTCLAHANDRVRLYLLLMLNCGMYQGDISAIAPEEVDWEHGTITRKRSKSAHHASAPSVRYLLWQDTLQLLRDHRESEGPLLLRNRFGNRLVVRDIRDNGKATTNDSVKNAYDRLKKKTGIEKPLKLLRKTSANLIANNPKFRGLENLFLGHSPSGTADRYYVDAAGQLDAAVTWLGTQYGVS, encoded by the coding sequence ATGCCACGCAAGATCCGCCTGACTTGGCAGCCCGGTGCTGATGGTCGCCGTGGGCGATGGAAGAAAAAGTACAAAGGCCGGACGCTTTATCTGGGGACCGCTTCCAGTAAGAGCGATATCGAGGCTTACAAATCAGCGTTGGCGGAATGGGAGACGCGGAAGTCAGCCGTCGATGCCGAGGAAGCATCCCGCCCAAAACCCCACCAAGCCGACTACGAGCAGGCGATTGCCGAATGGACGGCGGTGTCCCATTGGAGTGATTCGCACGGCGAAAGTACTTTGGCCGACGAAGCTCGGATGAAAATCGACAGTCTGCGGGACCGTTCTTCGCAGAAATCCCCATCTCCTTTGCAATGGGATGACCGTTTTCTCAACCTATTCGAAATTCCGCCGGCTGTCTTGGATGGCATTCTTACCGCCGTCAACGTCAAGTCACACGAACCGATCGACACGGAACGAATGCGTGCCGTTTTTGCGAGGATGCAACGACCATCTTCATCCAACGCACGGAAGGAAGCATTCGCTCCGACTCCGATGCAAATCGAGAAGGCGGTTTGGAAAGATCGCATTGAAACCGCGAATCAGCCAGCTTCGCTCGACACGCAAGTTTCCACCCACCTTGATCACTTTTTCGCAGATGAGCAATCGCGGGTCCGTGCCGGGGCACTTTCCGCCGGCCGGTTCACCTCGAAACGCACGAATCTCCTGCACTTTGTGAAGTGGTTCGGGGGCTCCCGCGATGTCGGCGAAATTGATGGTCAAGCTGTACTCGCCTACCGACAATCCCTGCTGGCGGCAATCGCGAAGCAAAAGTTGGCCCGAGCAACGGCTCACACGCGACTCCAGGATGCGTGTGCGTTCATCCGTCGACTTTGGCGGCTCCATGCCATTGCCGACCTGCCTCGAATTTTGATTGAGAACAACCGCGAGCTGGCCATTGGCAAAGACGTTCGCCGCCCATTGTTCTTCACCATTGACGAAGTGAAAACCTGCCTCGCCCACGCGAACGACCGTGTCCGATTGTATCTGCTGCTGATGCTCAATTGCGGGATGTATCAAGGCGACATTTCTGCGATCGCACCGGAGGAAGTCGATTGGGAACACGGGACGATCACTCGCAAACGCAGCAAGTCGGCTCATCACGCCTCGGCACCCAGCGTTCGCTACTTGCTTTGGCAAGACACGTTGCAGCTCTTGAGGGATCATCGCGAGTCGGAGGGGCCGTTGCTCCTGCGAAATCGATTTGGCAATCGGCTGGTTGTTCGTGATATCCGCGACAACGGTAAGGCTACCACGAACGACAGCGTCAAAAATGCGTACGATCGGCTCAAGAAGAAAACTGGGATCGAAAAGCCATTAAAACTGCTGCGGAAAACGTCGGCCAACCTGATTGCCAACAACCCAAAGTTCCGTGGCTTGGAAAACCTTTTCCTTGGGCATAGTCCTTCGGGAACCGCGGACCGGTACTACGTTGACGCAGCGGGCCAACTCGATGCCGCCGTGACTTGGCTGGGCACGCAGTACGGTGTTTCGTGA